TGGAACGGTTTAACAACGGAGGATCATCCAACACAAATTCTTGCAGATTTTTTAACTATAAAAGAACACTTTGACAAACCATTAAGTGACATTTCATTTGTATATGCTGGTGACGGAAGAAACAATATGGCGAATGCATTGATGATAGGTGCTGCTAAAATGGGTATGGACTTTAGAATCGTGTCACCTAAGAGCTTATTCCCAGAAACAGCATTAGTTCAAAAATGTAATGAAATTGCGAAAGTTACAGGAGCAAAAATAACTATTACAGATAATGTGGATACAGGAGTTAAAAATGCAGATGTAATATACACAGATGTATGGGTTTCCATGGGTGAAGCAGATGAAGTTTGGGCATCAAGAATAAAATTATTAAGACCATACCAAGTTAATATGGAAATGCTTAATAAGACAGGCAATAAGAATGTTAAATTTATGCATTGTCTACCAGCATTCCATGACTTAAAGACTATCGTAGGAAAAGAAATATTTGAAAAATAT
This window of the Clostridium estertheticum genome carries:
- the argF gene encoding ornithine carbamoyltransferase; its protein translation is MMFNLRNRNFLTLMDFTPKEINYFLDLAADLKKAKYAGTEQQNLKGKNIALIFEKSSTRTRCAFEVGALDQGAHVTYLGPTGTQIGKKESVADTARVLGRMYDGIEYRGYGQEVVEDLAKYAGVPVWNGLTTEDHPTQILADFLTIKEHFDKPLSDISFVYAGDGRNNMANALMIGAAKMGMDFRIVSPKSLFPETALVQKCNEIAKVTGAKITITDNVDTGVKNADVIYTDVWVSMGEADEVWASRIKLLRPYQVNMEMLNKTGNKNVKFMHCLPAFHDLKTIVGKEIFEKYGLEGLEVTDEVFESKHSIVFDEAENRMHTIKAVMVATLGN